Proteins encoded by one window of Lathyrus oleraceus cultivar Zhongwan6 chromosome 1, CAAS_Psat_ZW6_1.0, whole genome shotgun sequence:
- the LOC127087422 gene encoding uncharacterized protein LOC127087422, which translates to MVLPMLKAMELGAIITSQIGFHLPYTTRLGFTCTNNMVEYEACIFGIEAAIDLRIKILEVYGDSSLVISQVNGDLEAHDQKLILYKKHVLKLVLYFDEITFHHIPREENQLVDAFATLASMFKVKWANEVPSICINYLDEPTYCLATEEESDGHPWFYDIKRYLENQEYPENASITDKKYL; encoded by the coding sequence atgGTGCTTCCAATGCTCAAGGCAATGGAATTGGGGGCAATTATCACCTCTCAAATTGGTTTTCATCTACCATACACTACAAGGTTAGGTTTCACTTGCACGAACAACATGGTAGAGTATGAGGCGTGCATATTTGGCATTGAAGCAGCCATTGATCTAAGGATTAAGATTCTTGAAGTTTATGGAGACTCATCCTTGGTAATCAGCCAGGTTAATGGAGATTTGGAGGCTCATGATCAAAAGTTGATATTGTACAAAAAGCATGTCTTGAAGCTAGTCCTATATTTTGATGAGATCACATTCCACCATATTCCTCGGGAGGAAAATCAATTGGTAGATGCTTTCGCTACCTTAGCCTCCATGTTCAAAGTCAAGTGGGCCAACGAAGTGCCATCCATTTGCATTAACTACTTAGATGAACCAACATACTGTTTGGCAACCGAAGAAGAATCTGATGGCCATCCATGGTTTTATGATATCAAGAGGTACTTGGAGAACCAAGAATACCCAGAAAATGCTTCCATCACAGACAAAAAGTATCTTTGA